Proteins encoded by one window of Dryocola sp. LX212:
- the kduI gene encoding 5-dehydro-4-deoxy-D-glucuronate isomerase — translation MDIRQSIHSDHAKTLDTAGLRKEFLVETIFTADRYTMTYSHIDRIIVGGVMPVTRSVSVGGEVGKQLGVSYFLERRELGVINIGGPGTITVDGTCYEIGHRDALYVGKGAKEVVFESVDAAKPARFYYNCAPAHTTYPTKRVTPADVSPVSLGEDVTSNRRTINKYFVPDVLETCQLSMGLTELAPGNLWNTMPCHTHERRMEVYFYFGLEENSCVFHMMGQPQETRHIVVQNEQAVISPSWSIHSGVGTRAYTFIWGMVGENQVFDDMDHVKVGDLR, via the coding sequence ATGGATATTCGTCAAAGCATTCATAGCGATCATGCTAAAACGCTCGATACGGCAGGCCTGCGCAAAGAGTTCCTGGTCGAGACCATTTTTACCGCCGATCGGTACACCATGACCTACAGCCATATCGACCGCATTATTGTGGGCGGTGTGATGCCGGTGACACGTTCCGTGAGCGTAGGGGGAGAAGTAGGCAAGCAGCTGGGCGTGAGCTATTTCCTGGAGCGCCGCGAGCTGGGCGTGATTAACATCGGCGGGCCGGGGACGATTACCGTTGATGGCACCTGTTATGAAATTGGCCATCGCGATGCTTTATATGTAGGAAAAGGCGCGAAAGAAGTGGTGTTTGAAAGTGTAGATGCTGCTAAACCTGCGCGTTTCTACTATAACTGCGCGCCAGCCCATACGACTTACCCGACTAAGCGCGTTACTCCTGCTGACGTATCGCCAGTTTCGCTGGGCGAAGACGTTACCAGCAACCGCCGTACCATCAATAAATACTTTGTGCCGGACGTGCTGGAAACCTGCCAGCTGAGCATGGGCCTCACCGAACTGGCACCGGGCAACCTGTGGAACACCATGCCGTGCCACACTCACGAACGCCGCATGGAAGTCTATTTCTATTTCGGTCTGGAAGAGAACAGCTGCGTATTCCACATGATGGGCCAGCCGCAGGAGACGCGTCACATTGTGGTGCAGAACGAGCAGGCGGTGATTTCACCAAGCTGGTCGATTCACTCCGGTGTGGGAACACGGGCGTACACGTTTATCTGGGGAATGGTCGGTGAGAACCAGGTGTTTGATGATATGGACCACGTGAAGGTGGGTGATTTGCGCTAG
- a CDS encoding PLP-dependent aminotransferase family protein, with product MSKSSHLADRIQNLQPSAIRELLKHSKMPGVISLAGGIPSGELFDKEGLAQATQIVVEQNFNDAFQYGLTEGNVELRQQLVGLCQERGITTTPEQMLITSGSQQALDLLIRALANPGDVFVVERPTYLATLQILSLTEATVKSVGGDEHGMIVDELEALLKTTRIKGVYLVPTFGNPSGTTLSAERREKLVKLAIEHDFVIIEDDPYGAISFTENREKTLFQVAAEMGNHENVVYTSTFSKILAPGLRVGWILMPDWMKHKVAIIKQATDLHANSFSQSLVSAYLSLNRLNPQIALIREAYKQKCQSLSRYLQDELGDHISFNQPQGGMFLWAKFRYKFDTTKWLEQTLAKGVVYVPGEFFFSDNADKKTLRFSYATASDEQLFEAVKRLKSAL from the coding sequence ATGAGCAAGAGCAGCCACCTCGCAGATCGTATCCAGAACCTCCAGCCTTCCGCCATTCGTGAGCTGTTGAAGCACAGCAAAATGCCCGGCGTCATCTCCCTTGCCGGGGGCATTCCCTCAGGCGAGCTGTTCGATAAAGAAGGGCTGGCCCAGGCCACTCAGATCGTGGTGGAGCAGAATTTTAACGATGCGTTTCAGTACGGACTAACGGAAGGGAACGTCGAGCTGCGCCAGCAGCTTGTTGGCCTTTGCCAGGAGCGCGGTATTACGACCACGCCTGAGCAGATGCTGATCACCTCCGGCTCCCAGCAGGCGCTTGATTTATTAATTCGGGCGCTGGCAAACCCCGGCGACGTGTTTGTTGTTGAACGACCCACTTACCTCGCCACGCTGCAAATTCTGAGCCTTACGGAAGCGACCGTTAAGTCGGTTGGCGGCGACGAACACGGCATGATTGTGGACGAGCTGGAAGCCCTGCTTAAAACAACCCGTATTAAAGGTGTTTACCTGGTGCCGACATTCGGCAACCCAAGTGGTACAACGCTGAGCGCTGAGCGCCGCGAAAAGCTGGTTAAGCTGGCTATCGAGCATGATTTCGTCATTATTGAAGATGACCCGTATGGCGCCATCAGCTTCACCGAAAACCGCGAGAAGACTCTCTTCCAGGTGGCGGCGGAAATGGGCAATCACGAAAACGTCGTTTATACCTCGACCTTCTCCAAAATTCTGGCGCCTGGCCTGCGCGTGGGCTGGATCCTGATGCCGGACTGGATGAAGCATAAAGTGGCGATTATCAAACAGGCTACCGATCTGCACGCCAACTCCTTTAGCCAGTCGCTGGTGTCGGCTTATCTGTCGCTGAACCGACTGAATCCGCAGATTGCCCTGATTCGTGAAGCCTATAAGCAGAAATGCCAGAGCCTGTCACGCTACCTGCAGGATGAGCTGGGCGACCATATCAGCTTCAACCAGCCGCAGGGCGGTATGTTCCTGTGGGCGAAATTCCGCTATAAGTTCGACACCACGAAGTGGCTGGAGCAAACGCTGGCGAAAGGCGTAGTTTACGTACCAGGGGAGTTCTTCTTCAGCGACAATGCCGATAAGAAAACGCTGCGTTTCTCTTATGCGACGGCGTCGGATGAGCAGCTTTTTGAAGCGGTGAAGCGCCTTAAATCGGCGCTCTGA
- the rlmM gene encoding 23S rRNA (cytidine(2498)-2'-O)-methyltransferase RlmM: MNNKVILYCRQGFEKECAAEITDKAGQRGVYGFARVKDNSGYVVFECYQMEDADKLARELPFSDLIFARQMIVAGELLKDLPPEDRITPITGMLQGVVEKGGDLRVEVADTNESKELMKFCRKLTVPLRSSLREAGVLTNYETPKRPVVHVFFIAPGCCYTGYSYTNNNSPWYMGIPRLKFPSDAPSRSTLKLEEAFHVFIPADEWDERLANGMYAVDLGACPGGWTYQLVQRNMWVSSVDNGPMAQSLMDTGQVTWLREDGFKYKPTRSNISWMVCDMVEKPAKVASLMATWLVNGWCRETIFNLKLPMKKRYEEVSQNLAQIREKLEENGISAQIQARQLYHDREEVTVHVRRMWAAVGGRRDER; this comes from the coding sequence ATGAATAACAAAGTGATTTTGTACTGCCGCCAGGGCTTCGAGAAAGAGTGCGCGGCAGAGATTACCGATAAAGCCGGTCAGCGCGGTGTTTACGGTTTTGCCCGCGTTAAAGATAACAGCGGCTATGTTGTTTTCGAATGCTACCAAATGGAAGATGCCGATAAGCTGGCCCGCGAGCTGCCGTTTAGCGATCTGATCTTTGCCCGCCAGATGATCGTCGCCGGTGAGCTGCTAAAAGATCTTCCTCCGGAAGATCGTATTACGCCGATCACCGGCATGCTGCAGGGCGTGGTAGAGAAGGGCGGCGATCTGCGCGTTGAAGTGGCGGATACCAACGAGAGCAAAGAGCTGATGAAGTTCTGCCGTAAGCTGACGGTACCGCTGCGTTCCAGCCTGCGCGAAGCAGGCGTGCTGACCAACTATGAAACGCCGAAGCGTCCGGTTGTTCATGTGTTCTTTATTGCACCGGGCTGTTGTTACACGGGATATTCTTACACCAACAATAACTCCCCATGGTATATGGGCATCCCGCGTCTGAAATTCCCTTCCGATGCGCCAAGCCGTTCAACGCTCAAGCTGGAAGAAGCTTTCCATGTGTTCATCCCCGCCGATGAGTGGGACGAACGTCTGGCAAACGGCATGTACGCGGTGGATCTGGGGGCTTGCCCCGGCGGCTGGACCTATCAGCTCGTACAGCGCAACATGTGGGTCTCTTCTGTGGATAACGGCCCAATGGCGCAGAGCCTGATGGATACCGGACAGGTGACCTGGCTGCGTGAAGACGGTTTTAAATATAAGCCAACGCGTAGCAACATTTCGTGGATGGTCTGCGACATGGTCGAGAAACCGGCGAAGGTCGCCAGCCTGATGGCAACGTGGCTGGTCAACGGCTGGTGCCGGGAAACCATCTTCAACCTTAAGCTGCCGATGAAAAAGCGTTATGAAGAAGTCTCTCAGAACCTCGCGCAGATCCGCGAGAAGCTGGAAGAAAACGGCATCAGCGCACAAATCCAGGCGCGCCAGCTCTATCATGACCGCGAAGAAGTGACCGTGCACGTGCGCCGCATGTGGGCTGCCGTTGGTGGCCGTCGCGACGAGCGCTAA
- a CDS encoding YgdI/YgdR family lipoprotein yields MNKAAAIVSACLMTFTLAACSSPNYVMHTNDGRTIVADGKPQTDNETGMISYKDANGNKQQINRTDVKEMVELDQ; encoded by the coding sequence ATGAATAAGGCAGCCGCAATCGTATCTGCATGTCTGATGACTTTTACACTGGCAGCATGTTCCAGCCCAAACTACGTAATGCACACTAACGATGGTCGTACCATCGTGGCCGACGGTAAGCCGCAGACCGATAATGAGACCGGGATGATCAGCTACAAAGATGCCAACGGCAACAAGCAGCAGATCAACCGTACCGACGTGAAAGAGATGGTTGAGCTCGACCAGTAA
- the csdA gene encoding cysteine desulfurase CsdA — protein MKAFNPAAFRSQFPALADAGVYLDSAATALKPQAVIEASQQFYSLSAGNVHRSQFPTAQRLTARYEAARDAVAALLNAPSGKDIVWTRGTTEAINIVAQCYARPRLQPGDEIIVSEAEHHANFVPWLMVAEQTGAKIVRLPIGKDYLPDLSQLPSLLNERSKILALGQMSNVTGGCPDLAKAVGLAHNAGAVVMIDGAQGVVHSPPDVQALGIDFYAFSAHKLYGPTGIGALYGKTDLLAEMSPWLGGGKMITHVSFDGFKIQAVPYRFEAGTPNVAGVIGLSAALEWLSQINIAEAETYSRGLATLAEAELAKRPGFRSFRCQDSSLLAFDFAGVHHSDLVTLLAESGIALRAGQHCAQPLLTALGVSGTLRASFAPYNTQSDVEALVKAIDHALAILVD, from the coding sequence ATGAAAGCATTTAATCCCGCCGCTTTTCGCAGCCAGTTTCCGGCCCTGGCGGATGCGGGCGTCTATCTCGACAGCGCGGCGACCGCGTTAAAACCCCAGGCGGTGATTGAAGCCAGCCAGCAGTTTTATAGCCTCAGCGCAGGAAACGTACACCGCAGCCAGTTTCCAACGGCGCAGCGCCTTACCGCCCGCTACGAAGCGGCGCGTGACGCGGTGGCTGCGCTGCTGAACGCCCCTTCCGGCAAAGATATCGTCTGGACGCGAGGCACCACCGAAGCAATTAATATTGTAGCCCAGTGCTATGCCCGCCCCCGCCTGCAACCCGGCGATGAAATCATCGTTAGCGAGGCGGAACATCATGCCAACTTTGTGCCGTGGCTGATGGTGGCGGAGCAAACCGGCGCTAAAATCGTTAGGCTGCCGATTGGCAAAGATTACCTTCCCGATCTTAGCCAGCTTCCTTCGTTGCTGAACGAACGCAGCAAAATTCTCGCCCTTGGCCAGATGTCAAACGTTACAGGCGGCTGTCCCGATCTTGCGAAGGCTGTTGGCCTTGCACACAACGCTGGTGCAGTGGTCATGATAGATGGTGCTCAGGGCGTCGTGCACTCCCCACCGGACGTTCAGGCGCTGGGTATCGATTTCTATGCTTTCTCCGCCCACAAGCTATACGGGCCAACGGGTATCGGCGCGCTGTACGGCAAAACCGACCTGTTAGCAGAAATGTCACCGTGGCTTGGCGGCGGTAAAATGATTACTCACGTCTCGTTTGACGGCTTCAAAATCCAGGCTGTGCCTTACCGATTTGAAGCGGGAACGCCGAACGTTGCCGGCGTGATTGGCCTGAGCGCTGCCCTGGAGTGGCTTTCTCAGATTAATATTGCCGAGGCTGAAACTTATAGCCGCGGGCTGGCGACGCTTGCAGAAGCAGAGCTGGCTAAGCGCCCAGGCTTTCGCAGCTTCCGCTGTCAGGACTCAAGCCTGCTGGCCTTCGATTTTGCGGGCGTTCACCACAGCGATCTGGTCACCCTACTGGCCGAATCCGGCATCGCATTACGCGCGGGGCAGCACTGCGCCCAGCCGCTGCTCACAGCGCTTGGGGTAAGCGGTACCCTGCGCGCCTCTTTTGCCCCTTACAACACGCAAAGCGACGTGGAAGCGCTGGTGAAAGCCATCGACCACGCGCTGGCAATTCTGGTGGATTAA
- a CDS encoding L-serine ammonia-lyase — protein sequence MISVFDIFKIGIGPSSSHTVGPMKAGKQFADDLIAQGILHDVTRVIVDVYGSLSLTGKGHHTDIAIIMGLAGNLPDTVDIDSIPHFIQDVNTHSRLLLANGAHEVEFPVDSCMNFHADNLSLHENGMRITAVAGDTVLYSQTYYSIGGGFIVDEAHFGVEDTQKIAVPYPYKNAVDLRKHCDVTGLSLSGLMLQNECAMHTQAEIDAHFANVWNVMRSGIERGITTEGVLPGKMRVPRRAAALRRMLVSSDKNNSDPMAVVDWINMFALAVNEENAAGGRVVTAPTNGACGIVPAVLAYYDKFIREVNANSCARYFLAAGAIGSLYKMNASISGAEVGCQGEVGVACSMAAAGLAELLGGSPAQVCIAAEIGMEHNLGLTCDPVAGQVQVPCIERNAIAAVKAVNAARMAMRRTSEPRVSLDKVIETMYETGKDMNAKYRETSRGGLAMKVSCD from the coding sequence ATGATTAGCGTATTCGACATTTTTAAAATTGGCATCGGGCCTTCCAGCTCGCATACCGTCGGCCCGATGAAGGCCGGCAAACAGTTCGCTGATGACTTAATCGCGCAAGGGATTTTGCACGATGTTACCCGCGTAATTGTTGACGTTTATGGTTCCCTGTCGTTGACCGGCAAAGGCCACCACACCGATATAGCGATTATTATGGGGCTGGCAGGTAATCTGCCGGACACGGTGGATATCGATTCCATTCCGCATTTTATCCAGGATGTGAATACCCACAGCCGCCTGCTGCTGGCCAACGGCGCGCACGAAGTTGAGTTCCCGGTTGATAGCTGCATGAATTTCCACGCCGACAACCTGTCGCTGCATGAGAATGGCATGCGTATCACGGCAGTCGCTGGCGATACGGTTCTTTATAGTCAGACTTACTACTCCATCGGCGGTGGCTTTATCGTAGATGAAGCGCATTTTGGGGTGGAAGATACACAAAAAATTGCGGTGCCATACCCGTATAAAAACGCGGTCGACCTGCGCAAACACTGCGATGTGACAGGGCTTTCCCTGTCAGGGCTGATGTTGCAGAACGAATGCGCGATGCACACGCAGGCGGAAATAGACGCGCACTTCGCGAACGTCTGGAACGTTATGCGCAGCGGCATCGAGCGCGGTATCACCACCGAAGGTGTTCTTCCGGGAAAAATGCGCGTTCCTCGCAGGGCAGCGGCACTGCGCAGAATGCTGGTAAGCAGCGACAAGAACAACTCAGACCCCATGGCGGTTGTTGACTGGATCAACATGTTCGCGCTGGCGGTAAACGAAGAGAACGCAGCCGGTGGCCGTGTCGTCACTGCGCCAACCAACGGTGCATGCGGTATTGTTCCTGCGGTACTGGCCTACTACGACAAGTTTATCCGTGAAGTGAATGCAAACTCCTGCGCGCGCTACTTCCTGGCCGCCGGGGCCATTGGCTCACTTTATAAGATGAACGCCTCGATTTCCGGTGCGGAAGTAGGCTGTCAGGGTGAAGTCGGCGTGGCCTGCTCGATGGCCGCGGCTGGCCTTGCGGAACTACTGGGCGGCAGCCCGGCGCAGGTTTGCATCGCGGCGGAAATCGGCATGGAGCACAATCTGGGGCTGACATGCGACCCGGTTGCGGGACAGGTTCAGGTGCCGTGCATCGAGCGTAACGCGATTGCGGCCGTGAAGGCGGTCAATGCCGCGCGTATGGCTATGCGCCGCACCAGCGAACCACGGGTAAGCCTGGATAAAGTTATTGAGACAATGTATGAAACGGGCAAAGACATGAATGCCAAATACCGGGAGACCTCTCGTGGTGGACTGGCGATGAAAGTTTCCTGCGATTAA
- a CDS encoding DUF423 domain-containing protein translates to MTSRFMLIFTAISGFIFVALGAFGAHVLSKSLGVTEMGWIHTGLEYQAFHTLAIFGLAVAMQRRISIWFYWSSLFMALGTVLFSGSLYCLALSHLRLWAFVTPVGGVCFLAGWILMLIGAMRLKRKGVSHE, encoded by the coding sequence ATGACCAGCCGTTTCATGCTGATTTTTACCGCGATTAGTGGATTTATCTTCGTTGCGCTCGGTGCCTTTGGGGCCCATGTGTTAAGCAAGTCTCTCGGCGTGACGGAGATGGGGTGGATTCATACCGGCCTTGAATATCAGGCGTTTCACACGCTGGCTATATTCGGCCTCGCGGTGGCCATGCAGCGCCGCATTAGCATCTGGTTTTACTGGAGCAGCCTGTTTATGGCGCTCGGTACCGTACTCTTCAGCGGCAGCCTTTACTGCCTGGCGCTGTCGCATTTACGCCTGTGGGCGTTTGTTACACCGGTCGGTGGCGTCTGTTTCCTCGCCGGTTGGATATTGATGTTGATTGGTGCAATGCGCCTGAAACGTAAGGGCGTAAGCCATGAATAA
- the kdgT gene encoding 2-keto-3-deoxygluconate transporter, translated as MKIKATIERIPGGMMLIPLLLGAMLNTFAPQTGAYFGSFTKGMISGTVPILAVWFFCIGASIDLRATGTVLRKSGTLVITKIAVAWVVAMIAASFIPDEGIQTGMFAGLSVLALVSAMDMTNGGLYASLMNQYGTKEESGAFVLMSLESGPLMTMVILGSAGLASFEAHHFIGAVLPFLIGFTLGNLDHDFRAFFSKATPTLIPFFGFALGNTINLNVIMDTGLLGIMLGVAVIVVTGIPLILADKFIGGGNGTAGIAASSAAGAAVANPVIIAQINPAFEPVAASATALVAASVIVTAILVPILTAIYSRRVGGKVKEKALVQEVQHH; from the coding sequence ATGAAAATCAAAGCAACGATTGAACGTATTCCGGGCGGCATGATGCTGATCCCACTGTTATTAGGGGCCATGCTCAACACCTTCGCACCGCAGACCGGGGCTTACTTCGGCTCATTCACCAAAGGAATGATTAGCGGCACGGTGCCAATCCTGGCCGTCTGGTTCTTCTGCATTGGTGCCTCCATCGATCTGCGCGCTACCGGCACGGTACTGCGCAAGTCCGGAACGCTGGTTATCACTAAGATTGCCGTTGCGTGGGTGGTGGCGATGATAGCCGCCTCCTTCATTCCCGATGAAGGTATTCAGACGGGGATGTTCGCCGGCCTTTCCGTACTGGCGCTGGTTTCTGCGATGGATATGACAAACGGCGGCCTGTATGCCAGCCTGATGAACCAGTATGGCACCAAAGAAGAATCGGGCGCATTTGTCCTGATGTCTCTTGAATCAGGCCCGCTGATGACTATGGTGATTCTGGGTTCTGCTGGCCTCGCCTCCTTTGAGGCACACCACTTTATCGGGGCCGTTCTGCCGTTCCTGATCGGTTTCACTCTCGGTAACCTGGATCATGATTTCCGCGCCTTCTTCAGCAAAGCGACGCCAACGCTGATTCCGTTCTTCGGCTTCGCGCTGGGCAATACCATCAATCTGAACGTAATTATGGATACCGGCCTGCTGGGCATCATGCTAGGCGTAGCCGTTATCGTAGTGACGGGTATCCCGCTGATTCTGGCAGACAAATTTATCGGCGGCGGTAACGGTACGGCAGGAATTGCAGCCTCGTCTGCAGCGGGTGCCGCAGTGGCAAACCCGGTGATTATCGCGCAGATTAACCCGGCGTTTGAGCCAGTCGCCGCTTCGGCTACGGCACTGGTGGCCGCAAGCGTCATTGTGACGGCGATTCTGGTGCCTATCCTTACCGCAATCTACTCACGGCGTGTGGGCGGCAAGGTGAAAGAAAAAGCCTTAGTCCAGGAAGTACAACATCACTAA
- the xni gene encoding flap endonuclease Xni — MSIHLLIVDALNLIRRIHAVQGSPCADTCLHALGQLISHSQPTHAVAVFDDEDRRDGWRHQVLPDYKAGRAPMPESLEQEMPAIREAFIRRGVACWHSPGNEADDLAATLAAKLAVSGHQATIVSTDKGFCQLLAPTIQIRDYFQKRWLDAPFIAKEYGVLPEQLPDFWGLAGISSSKIPGVAGIGPKSATQLIHQFSTLEALYERLEEVPEKWRRKLEQHKESAFICRQVARLQTDLNLEGNLQQLRLTQSSLPT; from the coding sequence ATGAGCATTCATCTACTTATCGTTGACGCCCTGAACCTCATCCGCCGTATCCACGCGGTGCAGGGTTCGCCGTGTGCCGATACCTGCCTGCATGCTCTTGGCCAGCTCATCAGCCACAGCCAGCCGACCCACGCCGTGGCGGTCTTTGACGACGAGGACAGGCGAGACGGCTGGCGCCACCAAGTTTTGCCGGACTACAAAGCGGGCCGTGCCCCCATGCCAGAGTCCCTGGAGCAGGAAATGCCCGCCATAAGGGAAGCTTTTATCCGCCGTGGGGTGGCCTGCTGGCACTCGCCGGGTAATGAAGCGGATGATTTAGCAGCAACGCTTGCCGCAAAGCTCGCCGTCAGCGGGCACCAGGCCACCATCGTTTCCACGGATAAGGGTTTTTGCCAGCTGCTGGCACCGACAATTCAGATCAGAGATTATTTCCAGAAGCGCTGGCTGGATGCGCCTTTTATTGCCAAAGAGTATGGCGTGCTGCCGGAACAGCTGCCGGACTTCTGGGGGCTGGCGGGTATAAGCAGCAGTAAGATTCCGGGTGTCGCGGGCATTGGTCCAAAAAGCGCGACCCAGCTGATTCATCAGTTTTCAACGCTCGAAGCGCTCTATGAAAGACTTGAAGAAGTGCCGGAGAAATGGCGCAGGAAGCTGGAGCAGCACAAAGAGAGCGCGTTTATCTGCCGCCAGGTAGCCAGATTGCAGACGGATTTGAACCTTGAGGGGAATTTGCAGCAGTTAAGATTGACGCAGTCGTCATTGCCAACGTAG
- a CDS encoding HAAAP family serine/threonine permease, translating into MDTTQTGSIASVETKSSWRKSDTMWMLGLYGTAIGAGVLFLPINAGVGGLIPLLIMAVLAFPMTYFAHRGLTRFVLSGKNPGEDITEVVEEHFGVGAGKIITLLYFFAIYPILLVYSVAITNTVDSFITHQLGMVSPPRFILSLILIVGMMTIVRFGEQMIVKAMSILVFPFVIALMLLALYLIPNWTGAVFDTLSFSSTPATGSGLWMTLWLAIPVMVFSFNHSPIISSFAVAKREEYGDGAEKKCSRILAFAHIMMVLTVMFFVFSCVLSLSPANLAEAKAQNISILSYLANHFNAPVIAWMAPIIAMVAITKSFLGHYLGAREGFNGLIIKSLRGKGKSIEINKLNRITAIFMLVTTWIVATLNPSILGMIETLGGPVIAMILFLMPMYAIQKVPAMRKYSGHISNVFVVVMGLIAISAIFYSLFG; encoded by the coding sequence ATGGATACCACACAAACCGGCAGTATCGCCTCTGTCGAGACAAAAAGTTCCTGGCGCAAATCGGATACCATGTGGATGCTCGGCCTGTACGGCACCGCAATTGGTGCTGGCGTGCTGTTCTTACCAATTAACGCCGGCGTGGGTGGCCTGATCCCGCTGCTGATCATGGCCGTCCTTGCTTTCCCAATGACCTACTTCGCACACCGCGGCCTGACCCGCTTCGTGCTGTCGGGTAAAAATCCGGGCGAAGACATCACTGAAGTTGTTGAAGAGCACTTCGGCGTTGGCGCGGGTAAAATTATTACCCTGCTCTACTTCTTCGCTATCTACCCAATTCTGCTGGTTTACAGCGTAGCCATCACCAATACAGTGGACAGCTTCATCACCCACCAGCTGGGCATGGTGTCACCACCGCGTTTCATCCTGTCCCTGATCCTTATTGTCGGCATGATGACCATCGTTCGTTTCGGCGAGCAGATGATCGTTAAGGCGATGAGCATCCTGGTGTTCCCGTTCGTTATCGCGCTGATGCTGCTGGCCCTGTACCTGATCCCTAACTGGACCGGTGCGGTGTTCGACACCCTCTCCTTCAGCAGCACGCCGGCAACCGGCAGCGGCCTGTGGATGACCCTGTGGCTGGCAATTCCGGTCATGGTCTTCTCCTTCAACCACTCACCGATCATCTCTTCCTTCGCGGTAGCCAAACGTGAAGAGTACGGCGATGGCGCTGAGAAAAAATGTTCCCGCATTCTGGCTTTCGCACACATCATGATGGTGCTGACCGTCATGTTCTTTGTGTTCAGCTGCGTGCTGAGCCTTTCTCCTGCTAACCTGGCAGAAGCGAAAGCGCAGAACATCTCCATTCTGTCTTACCTGGCTAACCATTTTAACGCGCCAGTTATCGCCTGGATGGCACCCATCATCGCGATGGTAGCGATCACTAAATCCTTCCTCGGCCACTACTTAGGTGCCCGTGAAGGCTTCAACGGTCTGATTATCAAATCGCTGCGCGGCAAAGGCAAAAGCATTGAGATCAACAAGCTGAACCGCATCACCGCCATCTTCATGCTGGTCACCACCTGGATTGTGGCGACGCTGAACCCAAGTATCCTGGGGATGATTGAAACCCTGGGCGGCCCGGTTATCGCAATGATCCTCTTCCTGATGCCGATGTACGCGATTCAGAAAGTCCCGGCCATGCGCAAATACAGCGGTCACATCAGCAACGTATTTGTTGTGGTAATGGGCCTGATTGCTATCTCTGCAATCTTCTACTCTCTGTTCGGCTAA
- the gcvA gene encoding glycine cleavage system transcriptional regulator GcvA — translation MSKRLPPLNALRVFDAAARHLSFTKAAEELFVTQAAVSHQIKSLEDFLGLKLFRRRNRSLLLTEEGQSYYLDIKEIFSQLTEATRKLQARSAKGALTVSLLPSFAIHWLVPRLTSFNSAYPGIDVRIQAVDRQEDKLSDDVDVAIFYGRGNWPGLRVEKLYAEYLLPVCSPMLLTGDRPIKTPEDLAQHTLLHDASRRDWQTYTRQLGVSHINVQQGPIFSHSAMVLQAAIHGQGIALANNVMAQTEIEAGRLVCPFNDVLVSKNAFYLVCHDSQAELGKIAAFRQWILAKAASEQEKFRFRYDQ, via the coding sequence ATGTCCAAGCGCTTGCCACCTCTGAATGCTTTACGCGTTTTTGATGCCGCCGCACGTCACCTGAGTTTTACCAAAGCGGCCGAAGAGTTATTTGTCACTCAGGCGGCAGTTAGCCACCAGATTAAGTCCTTAGAGGACTTTTTAGGGCTAAAACTGTTCCGTCGCCGTAACCGCTCCCTGCTGTTAACTGAGGAAGGGCAGAGCTATTATCTCGATATTAAAGAGATTTTTTCTCAGCTCACCGAGGCCACGCGTAAGCTTCAGGCTCGAAGTGCAAAAGGCGCATTAACGGTAAGTTTATTGCCCAGTTTTGCCATTCACTGGCTGGTGCCTCGCCTCACAAGCTTTAACTCAGCTTATCCGGGAATCGACGTTCGTATCCAGGCCGTGGACCGTCAGGAAGATAAACTTTCTGATGACGTGGACGTGGCGATTTTCTACGGTCGCGGTAACTGGCCGGGACTGAGGGTCGAAAAACTTTATGCCGAATACCTGCTGCCGGTTTGCTCGCCTATGCTGCTTACGGGCGACAGGCCAATCAAAACGCCGGAAGACCTTGCGCAACATACTTTATTGCACGATGCCTCGCGTCGGGACTGGCAGACATATACTCGTCAGCTGGGTGTAAGCCATATCAATGTGCAGCAGGGGCCGATATTCAGCCACAGCGCGATGGTGCTGCAGGCCGCGATTCACGGCCAGGGCATTGCGCTGGCGAACAACGTGATGGCGCAAACGGAAATCGAAGCCGGGCGTCTGGTCTGTCCGTTTAATGACGTACTGGTGAGTAAAAATGCCTTTTATCTGGTTTGTCATGACAGTCAGGCAGAACTCGGTAAAATAGCGGCATTCCGGCAGTGGATCCTGGCAAAAGCTGCCAGCGAACAAGAAAAATTTCGCTTCCGCTACGATCAATAA